In Nitrospira sp., the following are encoded in one genomic region:
- a CDS encoding type I secretion system permease/ATPase, translating into MNRAPADNGLICLLIIARFHDLPADGSQLRHQFARSGQVFSDADILRAAKHVGLKAGLLKTAWSKLQKTPLPAMVKRTDGRYVVLAKVQEEKALVQDPVEARPLALSREQFEATWTGELLLFTKRAPVRHQDLTFDFTWFVPAIVKYRKFFGEVLVASFFLQLFALLTPLFTQVVIDKVLVHKGFTTLHVLAIGMITLAIFEAILGGLRIYLFSHTTNRIDVSLGAQLFRHVLTLPMSYFEARRVGDTVARVRELEQIRQFLTSHSVTVVLDVLFTAVFLTVMWAYSPTLSLVVMASLPVYALLSIAITPAIRTRLHEKFNRGAENQAFLVETVSGIQTVKAMAVEPPLVRRWEEQLAGYVRASFRATSVMMIAGQSATCVQKVTTVAVLWMGAYRVIDGNLSIGQLIAFNMLSAQVTGPLLRLVNLWQEFQQVGISMQRLGDVLNTQPEPSYNPNRTTLPRVMGQVRFDEVTFRYRPDGQEVTRKMSFSVEPGQVIGIVGRSGSGKSTIAKLLQRLYVPERGRILVDGTDLAQVDPAWLRRQVGVVLQENVLFNGSVRSNIALTDPGLPMEQVIQAAKIAGAHEFILELTEGYDTLIGEHGCTLSGGQRQRIAIARALVANPRILIFDEATSALDYESEAVIQRNMAQICKERTVFIITHRLSTVRPAHRIYVVDKGEIVEEGSHAELLRRDGFYARLQAQQIGKE; encoded by the coding sequence GTGAACAGGGCGCCAGCCGACAACGGCTTGATCTGCCTCCTGATCATCGCTCGTTTTCACGATCTTCCCGCCGATGGTTCGCAGCTGCGGCATCAGTTCGCGCGGTCTGGGCAGGTGTTTTCCGATGCGGACATCCTCCGTGCCGCAAAGCATGTGGGACTCAAGGCCGGTCTACTCAAGACCGCATGGAGCAAACTCCAGAAAACACCGCTGCCTGCCATGGTAAAGCGAACTGATGGCCGCTATGTCGTTCTGGCGAAGGTCCAAGAAGAGAAGGCACTAGTCCAGGATCCGGTCGAAGCACGGCCGCTCGCGCTTTCTCGCGAGCAATTTGAAGCGACATGGACCGGGGAACTGTTACTCTTTACTAAACGAGCCCCTGTCCGTCACCAAGACCTCACGTTCGACTTCACTTGGTTCGTCCCCGCCATCGTCAAATACCGCAAGTTTTTCGGTGAAGTGTTGGTCGCGTCGTTCTTTCTTCAACTCTTTGCCCTGTTGACGCCACTCTTTACACAGGTTGTCATCGATAAAGTACTCGTACACAAGGGGTTCACGACGCTCCATGTGTTGGCGATCGGTATGATCACGCTGGCAATCTTCGAAGCGATTCTAGGCGGGCTCCGGATCTACCTGTTTTCGCATACGACGAATCGGATCGATGTGAGTCTGGGCGCCCAACTCTTCCGGCATGTCCTGACGCTCCCCATGTCCTATTTTGAAGCCAGACGGGTCGGCGATACGGTCGCCCGCGTACGCGAGTTGGAACAGATCCGTCAATTCTTGACCAGCCATTCCGTGACGGTGGTGCTGGACGTCCTGTTCACTGCCGTTTTTCTAACGGTCATGTGGGCATACAGCCCCACGCTCTCGCTCGTCGTCATGGCTTCGCTTCCAGTCTATGCACTGCTGTCGATTGCTATAACTCCTGCGATCCGGACGCGTTTACATGAAAAGTTCAACCGAGGCGCCGAAAACCAGGCGTTCCTCGTTGAAACGGTCAGCGGGATCCAGACCGTCAAAGCCATGGCGGTCGAACCTCCACTGGTACGGAGATGGGAAGAGCAATTGGCAGGCTATGTGCGGGCGAGTTTTCGCGCGACGAGCGTGATGATGATTGCCGGTCAGTCCGCAACTTGTGTCCAAAAGGTGACCACCGTCGCAGTGCTGTGGATGGGCGCCTATCGTGTGATCGATGGAAATCTAAGTATCGGGCAGCTGATCGCATTCAATATGTTGTCGGCACAGGTGACAGGGCCACTTCTACGATTGGTGAATCTCTGGCAGGAATTTCAACAAGTGGGCATCTCGATGCAACGGTTGGGCGATGTGCTCAATACTCAGCCCGAACCATCGTATAACCCGAATCGAACGACGTTGCCTCGGGTCATGGGGCAGGTACGATTCGATGAAGTGACGTTTCGGTACCGGCCTGATGGGCAGGAAGTCACCAGAAAGATGTCTTTTTCCGTTGAACCTGGACAGGTCATCGGCATCGTCGGACGTTCAGGATCCGGGAAAAGCACCATTGCCAAATTGCTGCAGCGTCTCTATGTGCCGGAGCGGGGACGCATTTTGGTGGATGGAACGGATTTGGCGCAGGTCGATCCTGCATGGCTGCGCAGGCAAGTGGGAGTCGTGCTGCAGGAGAATGTCTTGTTCAACGGCTCAGTCCGAAGCAACATCGCGCTGACCGATCCCGGATTGCCGATGGAGCAGGTGATCCAGGCCGCTAAAATAGCTGGGGCTCATGAGTTCATCCTTGAATTGACGGAGGGCTACGACACGCTGATCGGCGAGCACGGATGCACGCTCTCAGGTGGGCAGCGTCAGCGGATCGCCATTGCGCGGGCTTTGGTCGCGAACCCTCGTATTCTGATTTTCGATGAAGCGACCAGCGCATTGGACTACGAATCCGAAGCGGTGATCCAGCGGAACATGGCGCAGATCTGTAAGGAGCGTACGGTCTT
- the istB gene encoding IS21-like element helper ATPase IstB yields MNAAQLERLRDQLTRLRLLKSRERLEALLQEAAVKELPYADFLDQVLGEEVASKTAKNIAMRTSLARFPFVKSLEVFDFSYQPSLDKKQIQQVATCHFIEHGENVVILGPPGVGKSHLAIGLGLQAIAQGYRVLFTTAAAMIATLTRALTENRLEDKLKLYTIPRLLIIDEIGYLPIDRTGANLFFQLISRRYEKGPMILTSNQSFGAWGEVFGDRVLATAILDRVLHHAITINIRGHSYRLKEKLKAGLVRVEEASTTT; encoded by the coding sequence ATGAACGCGGCGCAACTGGAACGGCTCCGTGACCAACTCACGCGCCTACGGCTCTTGAAGAGTCGGGAGCGGCTGGAGGCCCTCTTACAAGAAGCGGCCGTCAAGGAGCTGCCCTATGCCGACTTCCTCGACCAGGTGCTCGGCGAAGAAGTCGCGTCCAAGACCGCGAAGAACATTGCGATGCGGACGAGTTTGGCGCGATTTCCATTCGTCAAGAGTCTGGAGGTCTTCGACTTCAGCTACCAGCCTTCGTTGGATAAGAAGCAGATTCAGCAGGTGGCGACCTGCCACTTCATCGAGCACGGCGAGAATGTCGTGATCTTGGGGCCGCCCGGTGTGGGCAAAAGCCACCTGGCCATCGGGCTAGGGCTGCAAGCCATTGCCCAGGGCTATCGGGTGTTGTTCACGACAGCCGCCGCCATGATCGCTACGCTGACTCGGGCGCTCACGGAGAATCGGCTGGAGGACAAGCTGAAGCTCTATACCATTCCCCGGTTGCTGATCATTGATGAGATCGGCTATCTGCCCATTGACCGCACCGGGGCCAACTTGTTCTTTCAGCTCATCTCACGCCGCTATGAGAAGGGGCCGATGATTTTGACCAGTAACCAGAGTTTCGGGGCTTGGGGCGAGGTGTTTGGCGACCGGGTGCTGGCGACTGCGATCCTGGATCGGGTGCTCCACCACGCGATCACCATCAACATCCGGGGCCATTCCTACCGGCTGAAGGAGAAACTCAAAGCCGGACTTGTGCGGGTCGAAGAAGCGTCAACGACAACCTAA
- a CDS encoding IS1182 family transposase: MTTRTFRPYEPDDLWLLPPSPQDWLPEDHLAYFLADLMEALNLDPILATYGGVTRGTAPYHPQLLVKVLLYAYAVGIPASRQIARELEEDVAFRVLAANQRPDFRTISDFRKQHLTALAALFVQVLKLCQRAGLVKLGHIALDGTKVKANASKHKAMSYGRMVTEEARLQAEVAALLKQAEVADARDDATYGPDRRGDELPAELARREQRLQTIRAAKAVLEQEAQAEAALTQAAQEARQTERPRRGRPPQPPSPVPHPKAQRNFTDPESRIMPASDAKGSVVQGYNCQAAVDARAQIIVAADVTDESNDKQQAQPMLTQVLANTEQVPRTVSMDAGYFSEVNVTALTALGCWPLIPPDRQLHSQTVPRASRGCPPAGLSVADRMRRTLRTQRGRQCYAQRKVSRVIQIAPVMVIENSPPR, from the coding sequence ATGACGACACGGACGTTTCGCCCCTACGAGCCCGACGACTTGTGGCTGTTGCCGCCATCTCCGCAGGACTGGTTGCCGGAGGACCACCTGGCCTACTTCCTGGCGGATCTGATGGAGGCCTTGAACCTCGATCCCATTCTCGCGACCTATGGCGGGGTGACGCGCGGCACGGCGCCGTATCATCCCCAGCTGCTGGTGAAGGTGCTGCTCTATGCCTACGCCGTCGGCATTCCGGCGTCGCGGCAGATTGCGCGCGAGCTGGAAGAGGATGTGGCCTTTCGCGTGCTGGCGGCGAACCAGCGGCCGGATTTCCGGACGATCAGCGACTTTCGGAAACAGCATCTGACTGCCTTGGCCGCCCTGTTTGTGCAGGTGTTGAAACTCTGCCAACGGGCGGGCTTGGTCAAGCTGGGCCACATCGCCTTGGACGGCACGAAGGTGAAGGCGAATGCCTCGAAGCACAAGGCGATGAGCTACGGGCGAATGGTGACGGAGGAAGCGCGGCTGCAGGCGGAGGTGGCAGCCTTGCTCAAGCAGGCTGAGGTCGCCGATGCCCGGGATGATGCGACTTATGGTCCGGATCGGCGCGGCGATGAACTGCCCGCCGAACTCGCCCGGCGCGAACAGCGGCTCCAGACGATTCGGGCCGCCAAAGCGGTGCTGGAGCAGGAGGCCCAGGCTGAGGCTGCTCTCACGCAGGCGGCTCAGGAGGCTCGCCAGACAGAAAGACCGCGCCGGGGTCGGCCGCCGCAGCCCCCCAGCCCGGTGCCCCATCCGAAGGCCCAGCGCAACTTCACCGACCCGGAGAGCCGGATCATGCCAGCGTCGGACGCCAAGGGGAGTGTCGTGCAAGGGTACAACTGCCAAGCGGCCGTCGATGCGAGGGCCCAGATTATTGTGGCCGCCGACGTCACTGATGAGTCGAATGACAAGCAGCAAGCCCAGCCGATGCTCACCCAGGTCCTCGCCAATACCGAGCAGGTGCCCCGGACCGTGAGCATGGACGCGGGGTATTTCAGCGAGGTGAACGTCACGGCCCTCACCGCACTGGGCTGCTGGCCCCTGATCCCGCCGGACCGCCAGCTTCACAGCCAGACCGTGCCGAGGGCATCCCGTGGCTGCCCGCCAGCGGGACTGTCGGTGGCCGATCGGATGCGCCGTACGCTCCGTACGCAACGCGGGCGACAATGCTACGCCCAACGCAAAGTGTCAAGGGTCATCCAAATTGCCCCAGTTATGGTCATCGAAAATTCCCCACCCCGTTAG
- a CDS encoding transposase, with amino-acid sequence MTADKQGRGYRQFLLRGMRQVRGEWALICTTHNVLKLWRALAHRPRGPGHRLRMLCGSRKANRRRQR; translated from the coding sequence ATGACCGCTGACAAGCAGGGGCGTGGCTATCGGCAATTCCTGTTGCGGGGGATGCGGCAGGTGCGGGGCGAGTGGGCGCTGATCTGTACCACCCATAATGTCCTGAAGCTCTGGCGGGCCCTCGCTCATCGGCCCCGAGGTCCCGGACACCGCCTGCGCATGCTGTGCGGCAGCCGGAAAGCGAACCGGAGGAGACAGAGATAG
- the istA gene encoding IS21 family transposase, with the protein MVDQERWAEIRRLRHEERGSISGIARRLDLDRKTVRRSLQQTTWQPYRRAAMTETLLTAHADFVRTRASQVNYSARILYQELRASHEYIGSYETVKRGVAPLREGQLQAERALLRFETPPGQQSQIDWGQATVPFRAGPTVVHVFVLTLGFSRRGFYYACADERLAQFLEAHERAFAHFGGHTREHLYDRPRTVCYADETGRRLWNPTFKAFADYWGFEPRVCRPYRAQTKGKVESGVKYLKRNFLPGRTFVDLVDFQTQLDEWTATIADRRIHGTTHEEPLVRFARERNHLVPLADQRAFQQEARVSRIVAEDYLVSLATNRYSVPFRLIGQRVEVQRRGDTVHIFHRDQEIATHPVLPGQHQFRIQPEHGPGASARLARHRRSTVSDRSPRPDALPEVEVRDLAWYEAVCERTASQEGRP; encoded by the coding sequence ATGGTGGATCAAGAGCGGTGGGCGGAGATTCGACGGTTGCGTCATGAAGAGCGGGGATCCATTTCAGGGATTGCGCGGCGGTTGGACCTGGATCGGAAGACCGTGCGGCGCAGTCTGCAGCAGACGACGTGGCAACCCTATCGCCGAGCGGCGATGACGGAGACGCTGCTGACCGCCCATGCCGACTTTGTGCGGACCCGTGCGTCGCAGGTTAATTATTCGGCGCGGATTCTCTATCAGGAACTGCGAGCGAGCCACGAGTACATCGGCAGTTATGAGACGGTGAAGCGAGGGGTGGCGCCGCTGCGTGAGGGTCAGCTGCAGGCGGAGCGGGCCCTCCTCCGCTTTGAGACACCGCCGGGCCAGCAGAGTCAGATTGATTGGGGCCAAGCCACCGTGCCCTTCCGCGCCGGCCCGACGGTGGTGCACGTGTTCGTGTTGACGTTGGGGTTCAGCCGACGTGGGTTCTATTACGCCTGTGCCGATGAGCGGCTGGCGCAGTTTCTCGAGGCCCATGAACGGGCTTTTGCGCATTTCGGTGGCCACACGCGAGAGCATCTGTATGACCGACCGCGAACCGTCTGTTATGCGGATGAGACGGGGCGGCGGCTCTGGAATCCCACCTTCAAAGCCTTCGCCGACTATTGGGGCTTTGAGCCGCGCGTGTGTCGGCCCTATCGGGCCCAGACCAAGGGTAAGGTCGAATCCGGCGTGAAATATCTGAAACGGAACTTTCTGCCGGGACGAACGTTTGTCGATCTGGTGGACTTTCAAACCCAACTTGACGAATGGACCGCGACAATTGCCGACCGCCGCATCCATGGCACGACGCATGAGGAGCCACTCGTCCGGTTTGCGCGAGAACGCAACCACCTGGTCCCGCTGGCGGACCAGCGCGCCTTCCAGCAGGAGGCGCGCGTCTCACGGATCGTGGCCGAGGACTATTTGGTCAGCCTGGCGACGAACCGCTACTCCGTGCCCTTCCGGCTCATTGGTCAGCGGGTTGAAGTGCAACGACGGGGGGACACGGTCCACATCTTTCACCGTGACCAAGAGATCGCGACGCACCCGGTGCTCCCGGGCCAGCACCAATTCCGAATCCAGCCCGAGCACGGCCCTGGAGCCAGTGCGCGTCTCGCCCGCCACCGTCGGTCCACGGTGAGCGATCGGTCCCCTCGCCCCGATGCCTTGCCGGAGGTCGAAGTGCGGGATCTGGCCTGGTACGAGGCGGTGTGTGAGCGCACGGCGTCGCAGGAGGGGCGGCCATGA